The sequence TGCCTTTGATCATGACATAACACGGCAGGGTAGTTCCTAATATCTTCCTTTTAGAGATTTAAGGGCTTGCTCAAAGTAACACAGCTAATAATTAGCAGACACTGGATTAAAATCCCAATTTGTTTGTAAAGCTTGTGCTCTGAATAAATgacaaggaaagagaagggaaggttAAAGAAGGGAAGGTCCTCGAAGGTCCCTTAACCATAAATGTCAAGAGTTGGGATTTAAACACAGGTCTAACGACAGAGCTGGAGCCCTTTAGATTAAACATGTAGCTTCCATGAAAACGAAGGAAGTTGACTTTGTCCCACCTCTGCCCTTTGCGGCTTGTCATTTGCGTTTGTTTCTACAGCGATTCCCAATAGATTTCTGCGTGGCCTTGATAGAGACAGCCAGTTTGCATCCCCGCCCACAGTGGGGCGGCAAGTTGCTTGGCGTACAACGTGGCGGTTCCCTGCATCTCCGCCCACGTCGGAGAGGTGCGTCGGCTTCCGTACAACACGGATACGCACTCTCCGCCGTGCCGCTGGTTCTGACGCAACTTCCTGTCCTGCGCAATTCTATTTGACCTTTGAACTCGCAAAggcatttttcttcctcttccggGGACGTTGTCTGCAGGTATGGCTGTTGTtctatttttctctgtctttatttCATTCACAATCGGCTGCCATCCGAGGAGCTGAGGAAGCCTAGCGCTCTCAGGAGCATTCATTTGAGGTGGCGTAGGGGTAAGGGGCACAACAGGGAGGTTGGTGGTGAGGAAGTTCCTTTCTTTGATCTTCGGAAATCCCTTGTTCTTGGTGGCCCCTCCAAAGCCGCGAGTAGCCAGAGCTCACCACCCCGGAGTTTGCTCCTTTCCAAGTGCAGCGTTTGGAGACAAACGAGTTGTGGTTTGGCGGTCTGAGACTGGGAAATCGCCGAACGTTTTCAGATTTTGCACCCACCTTTCCACAGCACTCCTGTACACGTCCTTAGTCTTTGGGAGGGCGGGGACCGGCAAGTTCGGGTGGTGGTTTCGCTATTTGGCTTCTGTTTCCAAGGCCCATGTCtaggaagagaaaaatgtgttAGTGAGAGAGAAGTTTCTGTCTTGCTTTTGGAGATGCAAACAGAATAGTGGCTTCATAAATCACTCGCACTGACTTTACGTGTCAAGTTTTGGTGTCTGGTAGTTCTGTTTGAGTTTAATTTTATAGTGAGAGGCTTGTGACAACAAATGCAGGctcttttaaataacaaaataatgttaTGAAGTGGTTACAAGGTGCGGAATGGGAAGACAATTAGTTCAAATGTTGATTATGTTTTACTTTGGGTAGTTCACTTAACGAAGTTGCTCATATGCATATCTGTATAACCGCTTTGCTAAATAACATCAAGTTGCCAGAAGTGGGAAGAAAGCAGGTGTCATAACCCAAGGAAACTTGTGTAATACCAAAATTAGTATTAAAGGGTATGCCTTTACGCAGGTGGTGCTTTAGGGCAAGACATTGAACCCTGAtacatgtgccaggcattgtgttggGAGGGATAGCTCACGTCGTTTAATCCTAATGACAGCTGTATAAAGTAGGCAGAATTCCCATTTTAGAGAGAAGGAGGCTAGCTCCTTGCCCTGTGTATTCCCAATAAATGGCATAGTTAAGGATTGGACTTCAGAGCCCACTTCTTGTGCTCTTTGTTGAAAGCAGTGTTTCTCCAACTGGTCTCGTAGCCCTTTTCTGGACACCACTCCAAACAAAATCAGACTCTGAGTAAGGAGCCTGGTCATCACAATGTTAAGGAAGTACCACATTTGATTACCATCAGGAAAGCTAACATTCTTGGCCTCTTGTTTATCAGTCACCTTTAAATACAAGTAGTTTTGAAAGGTGGAAATGTTCCATGAATAATACATCTTAATTTAAGGGTGTTACATACAAGGATTTGTACGTGAATGAAATAGACCACATAATGCTGTTTTGAGATTTTATCTACTATTACAATGGAAAGACTTGATGTTACTCTGTTCTTAATTTAGGCACTCAGAATGGTCCAACGTTTGACATACCGACGTAGGCTTTCCTACAATACAGCCTCTAACAAAACTAGGCTGTaagtatttctaaaaattttaagtatatattatcATTTACTCTACAAAATGCTGACCTATTGACTGTTTCACTTTCTAGGTCCCGAACCCCTGGTAATAGAATTGTTTACCTTTATACCAAGAAGGTTGGGAAAGCACCAAAATCTGCATGTGGTGTGTGCCCAGGCAGACTTCGAGGGGTAAGTGTACCTTTTACTTTGAGCAGCCTAACAAGTCTTGAACTTGTTGAGCTTTCATCCCTTCATGATGGAATGAATCAAGGAGAGGTTACCACTAAGAGGGTTGAGAATTACTAATCATCCATGAGCCAAATCTGCCAAGAACGTAGACTTTTTAAACCAATCTGAGAAATGCGGTGAAATGCCTTTCAGATAAATCAGTATACTATTTCCCTTTGTAACCTACTTTAAACTTGCCCTTAACACTTAACAAAATTTAGGGAAATTTCTGTTAAAGCATCACAAAATAATCTTAATGTTTTTCTTATGAAGGTTCGTGCTGTAAGACCTAAAGTTCTTATGAGATTgtccaaaacaaagaaacatgtcAGCAGGGCCTATGGTGGTTCCATGTGTGCTAAATGTGTTCGTGACAGGTAAGTTAAATGCTTAAATGGGCTTTCTTTAGCagattcttgtgtgtgtgtgttacactGTATGCTAATCAGTACAATGGTGAAACAACTCATTTTAAACCAGTTGCATTCTTGAGAATCCTTCCTTCACTATGGATAATTGATGCTGCACAAAGCAAGAAATGATATTCAGAGTAACAATTTGGGGACATATTTATGCTAGATGTGGAGATTAAAAGGAACTTGGTTTTGTTCAGGAGGTGGGTAAGAAAGTCTCTTAGTGGTTTGGACAAACATAGATGGAGTGTGGAAGGTGTTAAAAGTGTAGGAACAGAAGAGCTGTGTGTTCTCATGTGCCTGGAGCATAGGGTTTCAGGAGATGATGGACAACAAAGATAGAAAAGCCAgattatggccaggtgcagtggtttacgcctgtaatcccgacagtttgggaggtggaggcaggcagatcacctgagattgcgagtttgagaccagcctgaccaacatggagaaacctcctctctactaaaaatacgaaaaggcgtaatggcgcatgcctgtgatcccagctactcaggctgaggcaggagaattgctggaagctgggaggcacaggttgtggtgagctgagattgcgccattgcactccagcctgggcaacaagagcgaaactctgtctcaaaaaaaagaaaagaaaagccagatTATGAGGGATTTTGCAGAATAAAAGGTAgattagctttatttatttatttagagacagagtatcgctctgtagcccagcctggagtgcagaaagggcattccaggcaagGAAAGTACAGACTGATCTGGCACATTGtgggtgaaaatggaaatgtacATTGGATTTAAGTCATGAGTTTTAAGCTGAGGAAGTTTGGCTTTTTTCCCCCAGCCTTTGGTTCTAAAACTTTGCTGAACACAAAATCAGATGggcacatttattaaaaatttattaaaaatacaaattctcagGCCTTATCTCCTGAAGATTTGAACTTAGGTTTACAGGATAGCCTAGAAGTTAGCATTGTTAGCTGTGATGCTGAGCAGGTCTGCATGTGGTCTGTGCTTTAGGTAAGTTAAGGGAATTTTTAAGTGACATCAGTTGTATGTGTCTCTGATAGGATCACTTGGGGGAGATTTGAAGAAATTAGAAAACCCAGAGTTTTGAGGCTAGGTTATTTGATAACCAGGGTTACCAATGGGaaatggggtgggggaaggtttAAGTTGAAGCAAGAGGAGTGCTTTACCTCTCTTGGTAACTGATTGAACAAATGCTAGGAAGACCTGCTTTTTGCTAGGTCCTGTACAACACTGTAATGATAGTGATCCGTAAAATGCACTCCCAGATGGAGGTTCAAAGACGAGAAAAATCTTTCcaaatttaatcttcataaactGCCTGTTAAATAGGTGTGAAACTATTTTGTACCTTAATATAGAGAAGGTAACTTGTCCAGTGTGCAGCTAGTGTATGGTGGAATTGGCCGTAAACAGGCTCTAAAATCCTAGCTTTTGGTGAGGTGTCTCTTGCTAATATCCCTTtaccttttaatttaatttttagcaCATAGCCCCTTCTGTGTTGTTTTTTACTGggaattttcaaaaatatggtTAAAATAGTCTAAGACTTTTGCAAATCAAGAAATACCACTATTCCTGGATCCTAACAATAAATTAGAACTCTCATAAGTGGTCTCCTGTGGGGATGACTTTATAGTTTATCTTGACTGAGAAGAACAGATAACTACTGGCATGAAATTGAAGGATTATCCTGCTTTAAATGAATTTTAGCTTTTAAGTTTTACTCTGTATTTGTGGGCTTCCTGTAGTTTCCTGGGTTCCCTGATTGCTTTGCTTAGttgttttaccatgtttgcctTCTCTAtgctaaataaaaaatgaagttcaTTTTAAAGAAACGATTAATTTGGTATTTTCCTTTCTAGGATCAAGCGTGCTTTCCTTATCGAGGAGCAGAAAATCGTTGTGAAAGTGTTGAAGGCACAAGCACAGAGtcaaaaagctaaataaaaaaatgaaacttttttgagtaataaaaatgaaaagacttgctctatgtatgatttttttctttttctgttataatGTGTTAGTATACAAATTTTGCTTCTGTATGGTATTTGGAGACCCTGTAATTTTtagattactttttcttttttttttgtttgtttgtttggtttggtttggtttggtttttttgagacggagtttctcttgttgcgtaggctggagtacagtggcacgatctaggctcaccacagctgctgccttctgggttcaagtgattctcctgcctcagcctcccaagtagctgggattacaggcatgcgccaccatgcccagctaattttgtattttttagtagagacgaggtttctccatgttggtcacgctggtctcaaactcccgacttcaggtgatccactcaccttggcctcccaaagtgttggtaataaggtgcgagccaccacacccagccagtggGTTACTTTTTCTGAAGAAACAATTGGTGGTCACTGATTGCTAGAATTTTTTTGGTGACAGCTCTACCGCTGCATTGGAGCATAATGTCCTTCCCTTTGTGGGCTAAGACTTAGGGGTGGTTTGGGAGGAATGACCCTTCTATTTGAACCTTTAATATCCTTTTGATCCTTATTATAGTATCTCCTTTACATCAGCAAGTTTCACGGGATAGAAACCTGGGTATTCTAGTTCCTTGGAATGGAAcctttttaagattgtttttaaaCCCTCTGTTCTTTTAGGTCACTTCAGTTCAAAAATGGTATCTTGGAGAGCTCAAAACTCCTTATTTAACAAATGAGTGAGCTACTGTATATAAAACCTTGGGTCAAGGGTATAGTTTCTGATCTACATTGGATTTATTATCCAGACCAGAATATTAAAATTCAGACCTCATTTTTCTTGGGAACTATGTAGTGTTTTTGCCAGCTCAGACAACGTTTCACTCCTGCTGCCCAGCCTGGTGTGCAATCGtgacttgctgcaacctccacctcccgggctccagtgattctctgccccagcctcccaagtagctgggactgcaggtgggcaccaccatgcctggctcatctttggttttttttagaaacagttttactgtgttcctaggctggtctcaaaactactgggctcaagcaatctgcctgccttggcctcccaaagtgccaggattacaggcatgagccactctgcccaacTTGTTGgctggcaacttttttttttttttttaagtggagccTCGCTCTTGCCCagactcgatctcggctcactgcaacctccacctcctgggttcaagcaattctgcctcagcctccagaggtttacaggtacccaccaccacacccagctggtttttgtatttttagtacagatggggttttgccatattggccaggctcgtcttgaactgacctcgagtgatctgccctcctcggcctcccaaagtgcggagattgcaggcatgagcccctgcacatGGCCAGGACCATCTCTTAAAGCCATAACAAGCTTATTCCAATCTCTGAGTAGAGAGCAGAGACCTTGAACCATCAGGGAATGCAGAAGCTGAAGTACCTGGGGAGTACAGTAAATTTTGACTATTTTCCTCAGTTGAGGAAAATGTATCTACTAACTGGCATGATGTAACTACTTAGCAGAGGAGAGTTACCTCTTATAAATAACGCTTTTCTGGCTGgacgccatggctcacgcctgtaatcccagtacttcaggaggccaaggcaggcggatcatgaggtcaggagatcgagaccatgctggctagcatggtgaaacccgtctgtactaaaaatacaaaaaattagctgggcatggtggtacacatctgtaatcccagctactcgggaggttgaggcaagagaattgcttgaatctgggaggcggaggttgcagtgagccgagatcgctccactgcactcgcctgtgcaacagagcgagactcggtctcaaaaaaacaaaaaaccaaaaagaacatGCTTTTCTTAGACCAGACTCAGTGtctcgcgcctgtagtcccactcccaacacttgggatgctgaggtgggaggataacttgaggccaggagttggagaccaccctgggcagctCGCCAAGACCCTgcctaaaaaataagaaaaaaataagaatacctCTTAAGgtaaaaggcaagaaaaataggACCTCATAACACCTTTACCCCACTGCCAGCTAACTTGTTCTtggtatataaaatttttaattagcatTTTGCAGAAGAAGAGAGGAGTCACAgaactagtaagtggcaaagctggcGCTTGAACTCACTTTTAAGAATTTCATTTTAACCACAGTACACCTGATTGGCTGTGTGCCTGACTCCACCAAATCTGTTTTAGTCCTGCCAGCAACTGCAACacctttattcccattttactgatgagagaagagacagaggTTATAGAAAACCCAGAGCCATTTGTACTGTTGGTAGGATTTTTGCAGCTGTGTTGGTGAGTAAGACTAATGATCGGGCACCCTGATAAATGCCAGCAGAATCAATGATAGCTGGGATTCCTGTTGTCAGCATTCATAGTCTCAAACGATTGAGATCCATTAGCTTTCCCCAAACACCTGCCAATCCCAAAGATTGTTAAGCAACCAGCATAGTAGAATTAATTATCTTGTATAATACTTAATcacaatattgaaaatattataaaatggggatagaaTTGAAAAGCTTGAATTCTAAGGCAGATTTACATCACTTCCTCATGATTTAGGCTTATATATACTGCACCAAGCAGTTTTGTGATCATGTTTTATTGTGTTTGATGTAACAATCTAAAAAGTGGCACTTTCAATAATGTGCCTTAAAACTTAAATTCAATTAATTGGCTGCTCTTTAGGCCAGTCTAGTTTTTGAAAGGTTTGAGATGtaatttctgaaaaattgctGTGGAGGGGAAAGCCAATTTGCCACCCCAGCCTGAGTTCTTGCTGGTGGAGGGAGgcttctccctctccttgctGCTGCAAGTTAGGTACAACAACATGACTGGACACACAGGCTCTAGCTGGTGGGAACTACCAAGTTTCAGCAAAATACGAAATGGGTGAACTTTGAGAAACATAAGGAAGTGAAGGAATTGAggtatacattcttttcaaagaattcCTTGTatgttaaattgttttaattacaaACATCTTTGTAGACTTTTTGGAACGTTTGGAAAAATAGAATGATAAAAAAATCTCAAGTTCACTATTTagtctttgtattatttttttggagacagagtctcactctgtcacccaggctggagtgcattgatgcgatctcagctcactgcaacctctccctcccgggttcaagccattctacctcagcctcccgagtagctgggactacaggcacctgccaccacatctggctaatttttgtatttttagtagagacagggtttcgccatgttggccaggcgggtctcgaactcctgacctcaggagatccgcctgcctcggcctgctaaagtgttgggattacaggctcgagccaccacgcccagccactacTCAGTCATTTGTGATAGTTGGATGTTTTTCTTCCCATCTTGTTTTCCAggaataaaatagatattttaagtaaaaactgGAAGCCCACTGCATATATAAACTTTcaactctttttttcctcccacaTAACCCCtgtgattatatttcttttcaaagaatattttagtAGCTGCATGCAGTATCAAATTCACATGCTATAATTTAGAcattccctttattttgaacatttgggctatttccaatttttctctattttaaaacatgagCATTCTTATATATCTGATTATTTCACTTACActgaattatttcttaaaattcacAAGCTGGTGTTGAAGTTCAGTATTTAGAAGACAAAGAGCATTGATTGGTGTTAACATAGTAACGACTCTGTCCAAGTGACCCAGATGGATTCTGTAACTTCtgggttttcatttttgtaaaaagcaaaatgaagttCTTACTGAATCCAGTTCTAGGTGTGTGACAAAGTATTCTTGATAGGTTCCTAAAAAGACATGTGAATGTAGTCAGTGGTCTTTTTAAAGTCTAATATTTCTCCTTCCATTGAATTGCTTATAGATTCTGTTACAAGGTTGAAAGGGTTCTTTTACCCTTAAAAACATTAAATCTCCAAATGTTTAAATAAGCAAATCAAGTTTGTTCTAGTAACTTAACAACATCCTATAATCTTTACCCTAATGATTAAGAGCTTGGGCTTCCAGAGTTTTGATAGTCAGGGCTATGTCCAACTTTCACTGTAAACTATGCATCTTCAAACCAACTAAAATCACATAATCCTCACAGAATAAGATTGTGAAGCAGTTCTGAATGTTACGATTTTTCTCTAAAGTAGGTTATTTATTGCTGGTAATAATTATTCTGCCATTATTAGGTCCAATAGTACAAGTTGGTGTGTTGGAGCTACCTCACCTCAGCTTGCGAGAGCCAGTTGTGGGCATCTCTTTCCAGCTTTGCATCCAATGACGTCTGGTTGGCACCTTGAGATTGTTACGGTGAGAGTATTAACACCTCAGCAAATGCTACAAAATCCTGTTTTCCCCCAGAGAGCTGGAGGTTAAATACTACCAGCACATCCCTAGATATTACTCAAGTTATATTCTGTGATCACAACTAATATAGTATGCTCTTGGTACCAGGAGCTCTGATATATATCTGGTACATGTTTGATAATGACTTGtactttacaaatttttgttgtAAGTACTTATTAATACTGTGATTCTGTAAAGAGTTTGGggtttgattttataaaatccaAAACAAGCCTTTGATTGAATCCAGTTCTCTGTGTGACCAGTTCTCCGCATGAATGGAAGGGAAAGGAATTAAAAATCTTGCAAAGGGGAAAGTTTCATCTTCTTAAAAACTAGATGTGGTAAACAGTATTCTAAACCAGGTGTAGAAAAGCTAACACTAtctggctggacgcggtggctcacgcctgtaatcctagcactttgggaggccgaggtgggcggatccacgaggtcaggagatggagaccatcctggctaacacggtgaaaccctgtctccactaaaaatacaaaaaattagctgggcgtggtggctcacgcctgtaatcctagcactttgggaggccgaggtgggcggatcacgatgtcaggagatggagaccatcctggctaacacggtgaaaccctgtctctactaaaaatacaaaaaattagctgggcatggtggcgggcgcctgtagtcccagctacctggaggctgaggcagaagaatggcgtgaacctgggaggtggagcttgcagtgagccgagattgtgccactgcattccaacctgggctacagagcaagactccgtctcaaaaaaaaaagagaagttaacactgtctttatgaatttcatttctATCTCAGTTCACGCTactgtaacaaactaccacacAGACCGAGTGGCTTGAACATTTAgttctcactgttctggaagctaagtccaagatcaaggcactggcagattccatgtctcttcctggtttgcagatggccatctcTTTGCTGTATCCACACGTGGTGGAGAGATCACCTATCTCGTGTCTTTTCTTAGAAGGACCTTCATCTCGTCATCAGGGCTCCATCCTCAAAATCTAATTATAATACCTCCCCAAAGCCTCACCATCCCATTGGGAGTTAGGAttccaacatataaattttgagggggacacaaacattcagtccctaacattttctaaattaaagGATAAGATCTGCAATAATTCTGAATGAAAAGATGCTTTTTGGGTTTCCAAAATATTAgctattcaataatttttaataaatcttaAATGTTTCTTAACCTAAAGGATTATGTAAGTGTTTTTGCCAAACATTTACATTCTTTTATAATTGCTTtggctttcattcattcactctacaaatatttattagaaacTACACTGTACCAGAAACTGTGCCGCTGGGTAAGTGTTAATACAGTAATCAACAAAGCAGATGAGACTCTTCTCTTGCCTCATGGCACACAGGAGAGACAATGTTAAATGGGGAACATAAACACATTTGTTGTTGCACACACTAGGATTATAGTCACAAAAAGAAAGTCCACAGTGCTGTGAAACAATATGGAAAGGGAACCTCATGGGGGAGTTAAGGGAGgctttttctgagaaaatgatgtTTAAGCTCACAACAAAGATAAGTAGGTGTTGGCTGGGTGACAGAAAGGGAGAACACTCCAGACATAGAAACCAACATGTGCAAATGCCTTAAGTCAAGAAATAGCTTGTATGAAAAAATACAGGCAATCCAATTCACTCTCAATATTTAGAGGCCAATAAACCTGAAATGTGTGAACTAATCGTTAACCACTAAGAAGGAACATCCCTGTCAGCACATAGCTTTTAGTATACCTGTGTGGCCCCAGGGCTACTTTTCCATCCTAAGGGAGACCAGCAAAAGAAAAGCTTTCCTAAACTGTTTTAGTTAGGAGCAAATAAATCCTCCTCTGCATTAGGGGATATTTAAATTATGCAATCCCCTAGATAATTTAGGCACCAACCACCTACCATTAAGGAGGAAAAGGATCAAATTTGTTGACCAAATTCCCTTGATACTCATTCAGCTTCTATATTCCTTGGCATGTGCAAATAGCCTAAAGGCTTTACTCTCTCAGCTTTCTCTCATTCTAGGGTTGAAAATAAGCTTACAGCTTGACTTGTCTAAAGAACAAATGgtcttgaagaaaattaacatGTTTATTGCATCTTAGTGTAAGTCATATAAAGATGTCacaggccatatggtctctctgtcacaactactcaattctgccatTGTAGAGTGTCAGTAGCCctagacaatacataaacaaatggtcatggctatgttccaataaagtTCTGTTTACAAAAACTGATGTCAGGTCAGATTTGGTCCTTAGCTCATAGTTTGGGACCCTGCTTTAGATGACTGCTTCTAGCCACAGCTGCCATCTGATTGTGATTGCATGAGAGACCTTAAGTGAGACCAGCAGAAAACTGCCTTGTTAAGTCTAATCAGCCCAATGAAtggtaggaaaaaataaaatggctgcTTTATAAATCCCATTCAATTTTGAGGTGATTTGTTACATAGCAGCATACCACTAAAACAATGGTACAGTGCAAtgatctttaaatatttctttttacttgaGTACCCCTTAACATTTTGGAAAGTTATGTAGACTCTTGCACATTTTCAGATTGTTATCTAAAAGTTTTCACTCAAAATGTAAATCCTTGCAATGGATATAATTTCCAACAGAGTGAAAATTGTAATACTTTTAAAGAGAActgttttatcaatttttaagcGTATCAAAAGGTCCATAGTAGccattttttgagtttttatatatatttatttatttttaacttttattttaagttcagtggtatatgtgcaggtttgttatataggtaaacttatgtcatgggaatttgttgtatagattattttatcacgcaggtattaagcctagtacccattagttatttttcctgatcctctccgtcctcccaccctccaccctgtgtgttgttcccctctgtgtgtccatgtgttctcatcatttagctcccacttataagtgagaacatgcaaaatttggttttctcttcctgcattagtttgctaaggataatggcctccagctctatccatgttcctgcaaaggacatgatcttattcttttttatggtatAGTAGCCATTTTCAAAAAGACAGGAATAAGCTTTTCTGACATTTGGaagttttatattctttctttttcttttttcttccattttgttttgtttttttttttagagacagggtcttgctctgttcacTGGGCTGGAGTTCACTGGTGCCATCCTAATTCACTGCAAcatcaaacttttgggctcaaacaatcctctgcttcagccttccaagcagctgggactacaggcatgtaccaccacacctggctaatttgtaaaatggtttttgtttttttaaaaaaaaaaaaaagatggagtcttgctacattgcctaggctggtctcaaactcctggcctcaaagtgattctcctgcctcgacctcccaaagcgaTGGAATTAtagatgtaagccactgtgtcacccctttttctttttgacatatatatatatttttaggtggagtcttgctctgtcgcccaggctggagtgcagtggcgcgatctcagctcactgcaagctccgcttctgggttcacaccattctcctgcctcctgagtagctgggactacaggcgcccgccaccgcacctggctaattttttatatttttagtagagacaggttttcaccgtgttagccaggatggtctcgatctcctgacctcgtgatccgcccgcctcagcctcccaaagtgctgggattacaggcgtgagccactgtgcccagccttt is a genomic window of Macaca mulatta isolate MMU2019108-1 chromosome 5, T2T-MMU8v2.0, whole genome shotgun sequence containing:
- the RPL34 gene encoding large ribosomal subunit protein eL34, whose product is MVQRLTYRRRLSYNTASNKTRLSRTPGNRIVYLYTKKVGKAPKSACGVCPGRLRGVRAVRPKVLMRLSKTKKHVSRAYGGSMCAKCVRDRIKRAFLIEEQKIVVKVLKAQAQSQKAK